Within the Catalinimonas niigatensis genome, the region AAGAAAATTTTGGGGAAGTAGCCGAAAGTGCACAAGCAACTATCCAGGGTGCAGGAGCGCTGATAGCGAGTAGAAGAATGCGTATTACCCAAGGGTATTAGTCTAATTGAAAGAAAAGAGATAAAAAAAGCCGATTCAATTGAATCGGCTTCTGCTTTTTAAAGAGTGAGTCCTGCAGATGCACGTAATGCTTTTAGATCTGATAAGGCTAGCTTAACACTCTCTCGCTGACCGATGATGAGATTACAAGTGGAACCTTCTGCATCTGCCAAAATATTTTCGTATTGGGTCAATATGTTTAATTCGCTTTTGAGACAAGTCTCCAATGTCTGTTCAACAGAATTGAGTAACACTAACAAATCAGGCTGTGCAAATGACTCCTGAATAAAATCAGGATCAAGAGGAGCGGAAGAAGGTTCGCCACCTAAATAGCGGATTTCTTCTCGGGTAGACTTACGAAAGTTTTCCCGTTGCTCTGCCAGGGTCATAAATAAACCCTTCAATGAAGGGTCATCAATTTCTTCTGCAGCCCTATGATATCCCTTTTTAGCATCAATGCTTTTAGCAAGCAGGCTGTTTAATCGGCTTAATGTTTCAGATTTTTTAATCATCCCTTCTGAAATATTCATATGTTAATAATAGTTTAAAAAATTGCTTTCGCTGATATATACGCAAAGTTAATACCTTTAGTGCAACTATTTTTAAAAAAATAATAAATTTTTTTATTCTTCCTGACAAGGTGTTAAAATAATATTATTGTAAGCAATTATATAACAAAAATAAAATCGCTTAAAGATTCTGTTACAGGATATTATACTGTATCTATCAAAGATTGTGCAATAGAATATGGTTATCTAATATATATGCTTAAATAATAATAATTTACAATATTTAATTCTTTGTTTAAAGCAATATACACATAATTTATTTTGTTTTTATTGAATGAAACAAAATTTATATGAATAAAAGCTTTTTAATCTCTTCAATGATTAGTAAAAACCATATTACATTATGTAATCTGCCTGTGTAGAGGGGGTTGCACATATCGTGGTGTATTAACCTATTTGAGGAAATATATGGAGCCTAAAGACTGTAATAACGGCATCACTTTGAACCTAGATGTGCATGATCAATTAAGAAATTATTAATTGTAAGAAAAAAAGCACATGTTCCACTAACATTGGGACACGAGCTTATCAAAAAATCAGAGCTCCCTCAAAAAGAAAACTTTGTGCTGGATTACATTGGGTTGCAAATAATGTCTGTAGCCTACTAGTAACCACACCAGTAAAAGTGAAGCTATCACTGTTATCAGAAAGTTCGGGATGTCCATGTGAGACACGAAATCTGGCAGCTATTGAATTGATCCGTCAAACGAAAAGAAATGGTCAGGGAAATCCAACAAACACTAAACTGTGAACTCACCAGAAAACAAGAACACCAGATTAGCTACTGAAGTATCCATCACTTTCCTGATGCCGATCTCTAATTCTTTATTCCGGAGTGTAGGGAGCTAATCCTAGTATTCCCAATTAGAATAAAAAAAATAGTGGCAAATATAAAATTGCAGGAAAGCTTACCAATAATCATTTCGCTGCATTGAATTTTACAAAACTCTCATTCCTTAAATATATTCAAAAGGAAAAGAAGAGTAGAGTGAATGGCCTTCTTCCTTCATTGAAACTAAAGTTGTCTGGGCTTTGCTTTTTCTGTACAAAGGCGATATCGGTTTTTTTTGGAAGAAAAAATCATGACAAACAAAAAAACCTGCCTCTGAGAGACAGGTTTCCATATTTCCGGCGTCAGCTTCCGGAAATGTGTATTAAACAAAAGGGAAATCTTTACTGAATCATATTACCTTCTTCATCAAAACTCAGCGTACCATTCTGAGTTCCATCAGTAATAGTCAGTTCATATTGTGTACCTTGCTCTGTACCTACTTCATGTACCTGAGAAACTTCCCACTGTCCATACTGAGATTCTTCAAAAGCAGTACTTACAGCATCAGGAAGCTCTTCATATTGTATTTCTGTGCGTTGATCTTGCACAAAGACTGTTTCAGTTTCCTTATCTATGGCTTGAGCATTGGTTTCAATTGTGGCAAACGAAAAGGTTCCTATTGCAGCTATCGCAATGATTGTACGTTTCATAATCAAAAAATTTAAATAATAGAAATCTCAAAAAATAAAATCTGCTAAATCTTGTAGAATAACCATGCCAGATGAAACATTCTTGATTTAACCTTCTGAATTTCAGAAGGTTAAATTAAATAAAGTATAACTTCAATAATGTGTCCGAACGGGTATCATCCGAACAATAGATGTACAAAATGTTGCATCATTCTACAATGATGAAAGAAGAGTCAAGCAAATGAAGGGTTCATTATAAGCTGATCATTTTTACAATCATTGTGTTATACTGCTATACCTAACTTTTTTAGCTCAGCGGCTAGATCAGTCTCGGCTGACAGGTGAATGCCTGACATACCCATATTTTGTGCACCTTCTACATTCTCCAGTACATCATCAATAAAAACACAATGTTCAGGCGTTAGCGAATTACGCTTCAGCAACAGCCTGTAAATAGCCTCCTCGGGTTTAAGCAGCTTCTCGGTTCCGGACACTACAATATCTTTGAAGTAGTGTAAGAAGTCATATTTATTTAGGGCAATAGGAAAAGTCTCGTGCGACCAATTGGTAATAGCATAGAGGTCTACGTTTTTTTGTTGATGTAACTGGCACAGAATTTCCACATTTTCTTCAATAGCACCTCCCAGCATTTCTTCCCATCGGTCAAAATAGCAACGAATAGCTTGTTCGTATTTAGGATAAGCAGTAATTCGCTCATGGCTGGCGTCAGCAAAAGAGCGTCCTCCATCCTGAGCACGATTCCATTCCGAATGACAAATCTCTTTGAGAAAGAAATCAATTTCTTTTTCATCGGAAAAAACTTTGCTGTACAAATATTTAGGGTTCCAATCAATCAGTACTCCACCCAGATCAAATATTACAGTATGAATTTTAGCCATAGTAGTTTTAGCTCAGTGAATAATTTATTCGGATTACTTAACAAAATTTTTATTGGCAATGCTAAGACATCCGCTCTTCAATTCCCAAGCCAAAGAGTGCAAAATCGTATCTCACGGGATCATATGAGTCAAAAAGGCGGAGGTTTTGTGTAAGTTCCACAGCAGTACTCCAGTCCGTTTGTTTCCTTCTGATCAAGCCTAAGCGACGGGCTACTCTATCTACATGCAAATCACAGGGACAGATTAATTGAGAGGGTTTGATCTTATGCCATAAGCCAAAATCCACACCTTTGTCATCTTTCCTCACCATCCAGCGCAGATACATATTGAGACGCTTGCAGGCAGAATTTCTGGCTGGAGTGGCGATATGTTTACGCGTGCGGGCTGGGTAATCAGCTAAGCTGAAAAAAAGCTGGTGGAAGTGAATCAAGCCTTTTTCTACATCAATGTCATCCGGACAAATTACCTGGGCAAAAGCTTCTTCCAATGAATCATATTGTTGATAGTAATGATGCAAAAATTCTATAAAATAAAGGGCATCAGTAGCATTAAAAGTGCGGTGTTTAAAATCCACAAAAGGCTTGAGGTCTTGTTCCTGATGGTGCAAGATAAAATCATGAGGAGCATGATCCATCAGGGTAAAAAACTCCTGACATTTGCGGATAATAGTTTTGCGTTGACCCCAGGCTAGTACGGCGGCTATTAGTCCACTGATCTCAATATCCTGCTGTTTATGGTAAGTATGAGGAATGCAGATGGGATCATTTTCAATAAAAGCCGGGCGGTTAAATTCATCAGCTTTAGTTTCAAGCAGCTCGTATAAGCTTTGCTGTGACTTCAAGACTAGATTGCGGCTTTAAACTGCAGGTCAGCAGCCCGGATGATCAGCTTACCTTCTTCTTTTTTCTCATCAAACCATAGGATCACTTTATCAGTCTCCTGTTCTACCTTCCAGCTAAAGGACTTAATAGTTTTGATGTGATGCAATGTGCCGGTTTTAGCATTCAGAAACATCAGGTCGAAGTCAGGCAATTGTTTAGGAATGAGGGTATTCCACTTCTGAAGAAGAATACCGTCAAAACAAGGAACCTGAAAATCACCAAAATAACATTCTGAAAATTCCCGGATTGTTTGATTGGCTTTGAGCTTGTAGTAAGCAGGGCCAAACATGATCTCATCTTCCAGCTTACTTTCAATTTTTAAAGAACCAATATGTGCAAAAGGGCGCCACTCAGGCACTTGTTCGGAAGCCTGCTCTGTAGGTACTTTTTTCCAAAGCGGTAGCATGGAAATTAGGCGGGAAAGCAATGAAAACAGGTGGATTACTGCTATACATGCGAATGAAAAAACCAGGATGAAGGGATACATCAGGGTAAATAGCCCTGTCCAGATACTATTAAGAATAGATTTTTTTTGAGTAACAGCTTTGTCTCCTGACATCTTATAAGATTATGTGAATAAGAAGAAAACTAAAAACAAGCGGATTGGTTCGTGTTTAGCTTACTGAATATAAGTGATTTCTACAGGAAAGCGTTCATTAATACCACCCAGTTTTTCATAAGCCGCCTGAGAGATACGGATAGAGACCTTATTATTAACGCCAGTTTCTGGCAGTTTACCTACTACGCGTACAAATACTGACAGATTATTCATCTCATTACGAATCTGGATGATCGTTCCCACAGGAGCGGAGCGATGCAGTGCCAGAAATTTTTTGGTGTCTATGCCTCCTTCTATGGCTGAGGCGAAGCCCATCTCGCTCTTCTTTTCATATTCAGATAAGGCTTTTTTCTCAGAGGCTCTAATCGCACGGATGCGTTCTTTTTCCTGCTCTAAAGCTTCTGCACGAGTCAGCCTACGGTCATATACTTCTTCTTCTTCACTGTCTTCCTCTTCTATATTGTTTCTGTTGTCGGTTACGGGATCAGGAATGGTTACAGTATTGACATTAGAGGCAGAAACATTTAATTCAGCAGCATCTAGTACTTCTCTATCCCGTATGATCAACGTCTGTCCGAAAGCAATACTTTCATTAGAGAGTCTATTCCGCTGTATCAGTTCATTGACCGAAACTCCATAAGACCGGGAGATGGCAAATAAAGTCTCTCCCTGTCTGACAGTATGGACAACATATCTTTTCTCATCAATCATCGGCTGGGGTGCAACCTCATTTATATTTCCAATATGATAGATTACAATGGGCTGACCAATAGATAAGGCCTGATCACCAATGGCATTCCAGCGCCTAAGCTCGTCCATGGATACATTATAGGTTCTGGAGATGCGGAAAAGTGTTTCTCCTTCTTTGACAGTATGGATGGTTTTTTCTCCCTGGCTGAGCTGAGGGAACAGAGGGACACGTAAGCTATCTCCTATGCTGAGGTTATCTACATCTACCGAAGAATTAATCTTCCGTATTTCATCAAGCTGCGTATTGTATTTACGAGATAAGGCAAATAAAGTCTCACCAGGAAACACCCGGTGTATGATATATACTTCACCGGCAATGCGATCAATTCCCACGGAATCTTCAAAAACTCCGGATGAGAAATGCTGAGTTGCAGGGAAACCCTGACTCTCTTGCGTTATACAAAACATGCCTACCAAAATGAATACTACCAAAATCTTACATTGCATAACTTACCAGCTCTCTTTTTCGCTTAATAAACATCAGTTGATCGCGGACAATCATAAAAGTACCCCAACCGATTTGGGATAATTGGTCATCTAATTTTTCGTGTAGTTGTAATGTACCCTCCTGGTCTATTACTAACAAATAATTAGCCAAAGCCTTATCTTCTTCTATGTAATAGCTGACAAAAATCAGTTGTTGATGCGCGAGGTACTCACAGCCTTTGATTGGCCTTTGGTTCAGATACTCCAGGACAAACTTACGGACTGTCTCAAAATATGCCTCATCTTCTGTGTAATGAAACGGTTGGTGAATATATTTATTTTCTATAGAAATATTTTGGAGCTCAGCAAGAGCATCTTCTTTTGAAAGCCATTTTTCAGAATAATCTTTCACAGCCTGACATTTGTAGACAGTCTCATCCTGCTGCCTCTCATATCCATAAATATATCCATTTTTTATATCCAATACCTGCAAGGTTTCGCTCTCCCAGATAATCTGACAAGTATCTGCATGTATAGCGAAATAGGATTTTTTTTCCGGATTATCAGTATCCTCAAAAGTATGCAATACCAGCACGTCCTGATCAGCAGCACACATACCAATCCACCAGTTCTCCTCAAAGCTGAGGCCTTGCCATGTCATCTTTTTTTCTGAAATGCGATAAGCTGCGAAACTCACCTGATGGGCCTCTTCGTCGCGTAATTCTATATAGAGGTAATGGGCATCATGGTCAGTAAGCAGGTTCCAGATTTTTGCTGGAAAAGAAACTGAACTCACATGATTCAACTTTTTTAGCAAGGTGCTGGTTTTTTAGTTATAATTAGAACCAATTTAGAGGTTTTGGATAACTCAAATTTATGATACTCAAAAGCAATCGCAAGTGGCCTGCCGCATTTTTGTTGATAATACTTGCCATAGCAGGCTCAAGGGTTTATGCACAGACGGATACGACTGCACAGGCTAATCAGCAGGTGTTTGTGATGGAACTGCGTTCAGAGATTGATGCCCGTACTAATCGTTATGTAGAACTGGCTTTTGACAAAGCGGAAGAGATAGAAGCTGACCTGATTGTCATTGATATGGATACCTATGGTGGGGCACTCTACGACGCTGACGATATCCGTACCCGTATACTGGAATCTGAAATTCCTGTATATGTGTTTATCAATAAAGATGCAGCTTCTGCCGGAGCCTTGATTTCTATTGCCTGCGATAGTATTTATATGGCTCCGGGAGCCAGCATAGGCGCAGCTACTGTGGTAAGCGGTGGTACCGGAGAGGCGGCGCCTGACAAGTATCAATCTTACATGCGCTCAATCATGCGAGCCACTGCCGAAGCTACCGGACGAGATCCGCACATTGCCGAGGCGATGGTAGATCAAAATCTGGAAGTAGACAGCATTTCCAAGGCCGGAGAAGTGATTACTTTCTCCACTTCCGAAGCGATCAAATATGGTTTCTGTGAGGCCCAAGTTACCAGTATAGAGGAATTGTTGCAGCGTAGTGGAATGGAAGAGGAAGAATATACCCTTACTGTATTTGAAAAAGATGTACCCGAGCAGATCATTGCCTTTTTCCTTAATCCATTTATCAGCGGTATACTGATTCTCATCATATTAGGAGGTGTGTACTTTGAGCTACAAACTCCCGGAGTGGGTTTTCCACTCATGGCTGCGATTGTTGCCTTAGTATTATATCTCGTTCCTTATTACCTGAATGGACTAGCCGAAAACTGGGAGATTGTTGCTTTCTTTGTCGGAGCGGTACTGATCATTCTCGAAGTGCTGGTCATTCCTGGCTTTGGTGTGGCAGGTATTGCCGGACTTACCCTTACCATTGGCTCTCTGATCCTGGTGATGCTCAACAACAATAACTTTGATTTTTTCTTTGTAGATCCGGGAGAAGTTGTCAGTGCTGTGGCCACTACCCTAATAGGTATGTTTGGGGCAATCCTACTGATGTTCTTCTTTGGCGTACGACTGACTGACTCAGCGGCTTTTAAGCGGGTTTCTTTGCAAACTACTCAGGCGACCAGCGAAGGTTATACTTCCAGCACCCGGATAGGTACTTTTATTGGAAAAGAAGGGGAGGCTTATACTGTGTTACGGCCCAGTGGAAAGATCATGATTGATGACGAACTCTACGATGCTTATACCCGGGGCGACTATATTCCTCGTGGAGAAAGAATTGTAGTAGTCAATGATGAAGGCACTTCTTTGCGGGTAAAACTGTCGAAAGATGTGCCTAAAGAGGGATTAAGTTAATGGGGCTACTCCTTTTTTATACCTAAGCTGTTGAAGGAAAAATTTTGTATTCCAGCTTTCGGGGCGTAATTTCCTGCCACTATAATAAACTGACCTTTTATGAAAAGATTGCTTACGCTGCTCTTGAGTGTGGCCTTTACCATGAGCTATGCCCAGGAGCGGACCTCTGCGCTCAGCATTCCGCAAATCATGCAGGGAGAAGATTTTGTGGGGCATCTTCCGGAAGATATTCACTGGGGAACGGATAGTCGTACTGTTTATTTCTCCTGGAATCCCGAACAGGATACGCTGCGCAGTCAATTTAAGATTACTTTGTCCAATAGAAACCCACAGAAAGTCAGCCTAGAGGAGCAGAAAAATATACCTGCTTTTGGGGGAGTATACAATCAGACCAGAAGTCTCAAACTGTACGAAAAAAACGGTGACATCTTTTTGTTGAATATGAAAGATCAGTCGGTGCGCCAAATCACCAATACAGTTGAGAGAGAATATGATCCACAGTTCTCCGGCGACGAAAATAAAGTGATCTATACCCGCAGCAGCAATCTTTTTGCCTGGGATATGGAAAGCGGAAGCACAAGGCAGCTTAGCAATTTCATAAAAGGCAAAAAAGAAGAAGATAAAGAGCCATCGCCTTATAGGCAGTGGCTGGAAAACGATCAGTTAGCACACTTTGATATATTGGCAGAGCGCAAAGCGGTAAATGATCTGGAAGAAGAAAGACAGGAAAAGCTTAAGCCGGAGCGTCCTCTGGAAATTTTTACCGGAGCCAAAACTGTATCCGAAGTAGAAATTAGTCCTGATATGCGCTTCGTGACTTACCGGCTTACCAAGTCAGCGGATGATGAAAGTACGGCCGTCCCTGATTATGTGACGCAGTCCGGTTTTGTAGAAGACATTAGCGCCCGCCAAAAAGTAGGTGCACCGCAGGACACTTTTGAGATGGGCATCTATGATCTTCAGGAAGATACTACCTATACGATAGATACCGAGCAGCTTCCCGGCATCTATGACAAACCAGCTTTCTTAGAAGAGTATCATCAGGGAGATTCTGCTTACAGTGATCAATACGAGGAGCCAAGAGAAGTGATCATTCACGGACCCTTTTACGCGGAAGATGGAAAAGCAGTGGTGATTGTCCGTTCATTGGACCACAAAGACCGTTGGATTATGCGTCTTGATATTTCAGAGGGAAAATTATCGCTGCTGGACCGTCAGCGGGATGAGGCCTGGATCGGTGGACCTGGTATTCCGGGATATATTTTCAGTGAAAATAATCTGGGATGGATTGACAACGAACATATCTGGTTTCAGTCGGAGGAGACCGCTTATTCTCATCTTTATGCGTTGGATGTAAATACCGGAGAAAAACAAGCCCTGACCAGTGGTGAGTATGAAGTGACGGATGTGCAACTATCTAAGGATAAGAAATACTTTTTCCTGGTCACCAGTGAAGAAAGCCCTTTTGTGCGTCAGCTTTATCGTATGCCTGCCAAAGGAGGAAACATGACTAAATTGACCAGTCAGTCAGGTAACCATGAAGCCTATCTTTCTCCTGATGAGAAGTACTGGGCCATTCGTTATTCTTTTAGTAATCAGCCCTGGGAGCTATATCTCATGGAGAATAAGCCAGGGGTAGAGATGAACCGCATTACCAACTCTACTACCGATGCTTTTGAGGCCTACGACTGGCGGGAACCGAAAATTATCCGTTTTACTGCCGGCGATGGGGTAGAAGTACCTGCCCGAGTGTATGAACCTGAAAGCCCCAATGGAGCAGGAGTGATTTTTGTACATGGAGCAGGCTACCTGCAAAATGTACATCAGTGGTGGAGCAGTTACTTCAGAGAGTATATGTTTCATAATTATCTTACTGACTTAGGCTATACCATAATGGACATAGACTACCGAGGAAGTAGTGGATACGGACGTGACTGGCGTACTGCAATTTATCGCCATATGAGTGGCAAAGACCTGACCGATCAGATTGATGGAGCCGCTTACATGGTAGAAAACTTAGATGTGGAAGAAGATCGACTAGGTATTTATGGAGGATCATACGGAGGTTTTATTACCATCGCTGCCCTGTTTAAGCATCCAGGTGTCTTTCAGAGTGGTGCTGCGTTGCGCTCCGTTACCGATTGGGCACACTATAATCATCCTTACACAGCTAATATTCTCAATACGCCGGTTGAGGATAGCATTGCTTATGTGCGTTCGTCTCCTATTTATTTTGCGGATGGTCTGGAAGACCGCCTGCTGATGCTACACGGTATGGTAGATGATAATGTGCATTACCAGGATGTGGTGCGTCTTTCTCAGCGTCTGATTGAGTTAGGCAAAGACAATTGGGACTTGGCAGTATTCCCAATGGAGCCTCATGGTTTTAAAGAAGCCAGCAGCTGGACTGATGAGTATAAGCGTATCTTCAAACTGTTTGAAGAAACGCTAGGTGAAGAGGAAAAATAATTAAGTGTAAAAAAAAATATGTCCCTGAGCTTTTCCATATATTCACTTAACTAATTTCAAAAAATACATCATGAAGATGAAAAGCTCACAAATCCTTTTGGGTACCTTCCTGGTTTTGCTAATTAATGTATGTGCAGAAGCACAATCTATTCAGCCAGGTATCAAATTTGGGCTAAACTTAGCCAGTATTTATGGTGATGATACAGAAGGCAATAAAATGAAAGGAGGAATTTTAGTAGGAGGTATTTTACATGTACCAATTTCCGAACAGTTTGCCTTTCAACCTGAACTACTCTTTATACAGCAAGGTACTCGTGGCGAAGAAACTGGCACTACCATCAGCTTTAACAACAACTACCTCATGCTACCACTGATGGGTAAAATTTATTTGTCTCCCAATTTTGTTTTGGAAGTCGGCCCTCAGGTAGGCGTTCTGCTAAGCTCAAAACTGAAAGGTGAAGTCAACGGGGCTAATGCCTCGATAGATTCTAAGGAATTGTTTAAATCATTGGATTTTGGCCTTAATGCCGGGCTTAGCTACGAATCCTCAAATGGTTTCGTAGTAAGTACACGTTACTGTTTAGGATTAACGAATGTGTTAGATAGGGAGGTGGCAGATGTAAATTCTAAGAATTCTGCGATACAAGTTGCCCTTGCCTACCGTTTTCTGTTGGAGTAAATATTGAACATAAAAAAAACATCAGCAGAAACTAAGTTCTGCTGATGTCCTCATACAATATAGTATCTATTGGTTTTCTTCAAAAGAATTAACTTCCGCAGCCGACACAGTCAATGGAAGAATCTATAGGTTTGGTGCCGTTGAGCTTCATTTTCAGATTGTGAATCTTATCACGGATTTCCATGTCCTGAAACATATCGCCACTCAATTTGGCTTCCAAGTCAGTAATTTGCTGTTCCAGCGTTTCTTTAGTGGTTTGGGTACTTTCCATCATTAACGGTTTTTGTTTAGCTAACGCGATGAAGCTACAAAGGTTTCGATAGGTTTGCAATGGTGAAGTTTTCACAAAAAATAAAATTGATTTCAATAAGCCGTAGGGATTAATTAAACTTGCTGCCTAACTTACAAGTTAATACACTATGAAAACAGCAGATATACACACCAGCAAAGGCGTTATGAAGGTAGAGTTCTTTGATAAGGACGCACCTCTGGCCGTAGATAACTTTATCACCCTGAGCAAAAAAGGCTTTTATGATGGCCTTACCTTCCACAGGGTGATTCCCAACTTCATGATCCAGGGAGGTTGTCCAAAGGGAACAGGAACCGGCGGACCGGGTTATACCATCAAATGTGAGTTGGATGGAGAGAATCAGTACC harbors:
- a CDS encoding DUF2383 domain-containing protein produces the protein MNISEGMIKKSETLSRLNSLLAKSIDAKKGYHRAAEEIDDPSLKGLFMTLAEQRENFRKSTREEIRYLGGEPSSAPLDPDFIQESFAQPDLLVLLNSVEQTLETCLKSELNILTQYENILADAEGSTCNLIIGQRESVKLALSDLKALRASAGLTL
- a CDS encoding porin family protein, with protein sequence MKMKSSQILLGTFLVLLINVCAEAQSIQPGIKFGLNLASIYGDDTEGNKMKGGILVGGILHVPISEQFAFQPELLFIQQGTRGEETGTTISFNNNYLMLPLMGKIYLSPNFVLEVGPQVGVLLSSKLKGEVNGANASIDSKELFKSLDFGLNAGLSYESSNGFVVSTRYCLGLTNVLDREVADVNSKNSAIQVALAYRFLLE
- a CDS encoding S9 family peptidase produces the protein MKRLLTLLLSVAFTMSYAQERTSALSIPQIMQGEDFVGHLPEDIHWGTDSRTVYFSWNPEQDTLRSQFKITLSNRNPQKVSLEEQKNIPAFGGVYNQTRSLKLYEKNGDIFLLNMKDQSVRQITNTVEREYDPQFSGDENKVIYTRSSNLFAWDMESGSTRQLSNFIKGKKEEDKEPSPYRQWLENDQLAHFDILAERKAVNDLEEERQEKLKPERPLEIFTGAKTVSEVEISPDMRFVTYRLTKSADDESTAVPDYVTQSGFVEDISARQKVGAPQDTFEMGIYDLQEDTTYTIDTEQLPGIYDKPAFLEEYHQGDSAYSDQYEEPREVIIHGPFYAEDGKAVVIVRSLDHKDRWIMRLDISEGKLSLLDRQRDEAWIGGPGIPGYIFSENNLGWIDNEHIWFQSEETAYSHLYALDVNTGEKQALTSGEYEVTDVQLSKDKKYFFLVTSEESPFVRQLYRMPAKGGNMTKLTSQSGNHEAYLSPDEKYWAIRYSFSNQPWELYLMENKPGVEMNRITNSTTDAFEAYDWREPKIIRFTAGDGVEVPARVYEPESPNGAGVIFVHGAGYLQNVHQWWSSYFREYMFHNYLTDLGYTIMDIDYRGSSGYGRDWRTAIYRHMSGKDLTDQIDGAAYMVENLDVEEDRLGIYGGSYGGFITIAALFKHPGVFQSGAALRSVTDWAHYNHPYTANILNTPVEDSIAYVRSSPIYFADGLEDRLLMLHGMVDDNVHYQDVVRLSQRLIELGKDNWDLAVFPMEPHGFKEASSWTDEYKRIFKLFEETLGEEEK
- a CDS encoding PepSY-like domain-containing protein is translated as MKRTIIAIAAIGTFSFATIETNAQAIDKETETVFVQDQRTEIQYEELPDAVSTAFEESQYGQWEVSQVHEVGTEQGTQYELTITDGTQNGTLSFDEEGNMIQ
- a CDS encoding TIGR02757 family protein — protein: MKSQQSLYELLETKADEFNRPAFIENDPICIPHTYHKQQDIEISGLIAAVLAWGQRKTIIRKCQEFFTLMDHAPHDFILHHQEQDLKPFVDFKHRTFNATDALYFIEFLHHYYQQYDSLEEAFAQVICPDDIDVEKGLIHFHQLFFSLADYPARTRKHIATPARNSACKRLNMYLRWMVRKDDKGVDFGLWHKIKPSQLICPCDLHVDRVARRLGLIRRKQTDWSTAVELTQNLRLFDSYDPVRYDFALFGLGIEERMS
- a CDS encoding LysM peptidoglycan-binding domain-containing protein, which produces MQCKILVVFILVGMFCITQESQGFPATQHFSSGVFEDSVGIDRIAGEVYIIHRVFPGETLFALSRKYNTQLDEIRKINSSVDVDNLSIGDSLRVPLFPQLSQGEKTIHTVKEGETLFRISRTYNVSMDELRRWNAIGDQALSIGQPIVIYHIGNINEVAPQPMIDEKRYVVHTVRQGETLFAISRSYGVSVNELIQRNRLSNESIAFGQTLIIRDREVLDAAELNVSASNVNTVTIPDPVTDNRNNIEEEDSEEEEVYDRRLTRAEALEQEKERIRAIRASEKKALSEYEKKSEMGFASAIEGGIDTKKFLALHRSAPVGTIIQIRNEMNNLSVFVRVVGKLPETGVNNKVSIRISQAAYEKLGGINERFPVEITYIQ
- a CDS encoding DUF4905 domain-containing protein, with translation MSSVSFPAKIWNLLTDHDAHYLYIELRDEEAHQVSFAAYRISEKKMTWQGLSFEENWWIGMCAADQDVLVLHTFEDTDNPEKKSYFAIHADTCQIIWESETLQVLDIKNGYIYGYERQQDETVYKCQAVKDYSEKWLSKEDALAELQNISIENKYIHQPFHYTEDEAYFETVRKFVLEYLNQRPIKGCEYLAHQQLIFVSYYIEEDKALANYLLVIDQEGTLQLHEKLDDQLSQIGWGTFMIVRDQLMFIKRKRELVSYAM
- a CDS encoding HAD family hydrolase, which produces MAKIHTVIFDLGGVLIDWNPKYLYSKVFSDEKEIDFFLKEICHSEWNRAQDGGRSFADASHERITAYPKYEQAIRCYFDRWEEMLGGAIEENVEILCQLHQQKNVDLYAITNWSHETFPIALNKYDFLHYFKDIVVSGTEKLLKPEEAIYRLLLKRNSLTPEHCVFIDDVLENVEGAQNMGMSGIHLSAETDLAAELKKLGIAV
- a CDS encoding peptidylprolyl isomerase, coding for MKTADIHTSKGVMKVEFFDKDAPLAVDNFITLSKKGFYDGLTFHRVIPNFMIQGGCPKGTGTGGPGYTIKCELDGENQYHDRGVLSMAHAGRDTGGSQFFICHNRENTKHLDRQHTAFGKVVEGLDVIDEIRKGDTIEKIVVNEGEQA
- a CDS encoding NfeD family protein; the protein is MILKSNRKWPAAFLLIILAIAGSRVYAQTDTTAQANQQVFVMELRSEIDARTNRYVELAFDKAEEIEADLIVIDMDTYGGALYDADDIRTRILESEIPVYVFINKDAASAGALISIACDSIYMAPGASIGAATVVSGGTGEAAPDKYQSYMRSIMRATAEATGRDPHIAEAMVDQNLEVDSISKAGEVITFSTSEAIKYGFCEAQVTSIEELLQRSGMEEEEYTLTVFEKDVPEQIIAFFLNPFISGILILIILGGVYFELQTPGVGFPLMAAIVALVLYLVPYYLNGLAENWEIVAFFVGAVLIILEVLVIPGFGVAGIAGLTLTIGSLILVMLNNNNFDFFFVDPGEVVSAVATTLIGMFGAILLMFFFGVRLTDSAAFKRVSLQTTQATSEGYTSSTRIGTFIGKEGEAYTVLRPSGKIMIDDELYDAYTRGDYIPRGERIVVVNDEGTSLRVKLSKDVPKEGLS